The genomic window AGCTTGCCGACAGCCTCCCCGCCACCGCCCAGGCACTGCTGAGCGACCCGCAGACCTCGGGCGGCCTGCTCGTGAGCTGCGCCGCCGATTCGGTCGACGCCGTACTGCAGGTGTTTCGGAGCGAGGGCTTCGCCGATGCCGCGGTAGTCGGCCGCATGGAGCAGGGCCCGGCGCGCCTGCGCGTCTTGCCTTGAAGGCTGCACGGGTGCCGCCGCAAGTCCCGAGTTCGGGCCAGAATGCAGCCAAGGGGAAACGCTGCAAGACTCCGGCAGCGAACAACGAGGGTCGCATGATGCACACAACGGTTCTTTTCATCTCGGTCTTTGCTGCCGCGGCCATGGGCATGGCCGCGCATGCCGCGGACGTGGTTCGCTGCACCGACGCCAGCGGCGGCATCGTCTACACGCAGGGCCAGTGCCCCCCGGGAACCAAGCTCTCGCGCCAGGTGCCCATTTCAGAGCCGCTGTCGGTGGTACCGCCTGCTTCGCCGGAAGAAGCGCGCCGCCCGGCCTACACGCCGCCGCCGACCGCGGCGTTGCCGCAGCCCCCTGTCAGCAATGTGCCGCAGGGCCCCGCCATCATTCCCCGCAACGTCGAAGAACCGCGCGTGGCCCCCGAGCCGCCGCCGGTGTACAGCTGGGGCCCCGACCCGTACTACGACGGCGGCCGTCCGGTCATCCGCCCGCGGCCCCCGCGCCCACAGGACCCGGGCCCACCCCCGGGTCAGCGCCCCTGCCAGAACCTGGCGGGCATCAAGCGCAGCAACTGCTGAGCCGCCGCGGCCGATGCAACTTCGCCCCTGGACCGTGTACTGCGACGGCAGCGCCATGCCGAACCCCGGCCGCATGGGCGCCGGCGCGGTCATCACCGAGCCCGACGGCACCCGCCATACCCTGTCGGCGGCCAGCCATGCCGTTGGCTGCAACAACGAAGCCGAACTGAGGGCGCTGACCCTCGCACTCGAGGAGCTGAAGGCCAGGGGCGCGACCGCGGTGCTGGCCTATACCGACAACAGCATCCTCGTCGAGCAGCTCGGCGGGTCCGAGGCCAAGCCGATCGCGCGCATGGCAGGCCTCTTCGAAGACGCCCGCGCGCTGCTCGGCTCTTTCGAGGAAGCGAGCCTGCGCTGGGTGCCGCGGCACCGCAACCACGAGGCCGATGCGCTCGCGCGCGCCTCACTCGGGTTTGCGCCCAAGGCGCCCGCCAAGGCGACAAAGAAGCGGCGTTAAGCTGCGCGGTTCAGTTTTTCAGTTAGATAGCCGTTTATTCCATGACCGAAGCCAATTCCCTTCCGCCTCTTCCCGACCACCTGTCCACCGACCCGCGCAGCCCGCACCACGTGGCGGCCGTTTTCGAGCACGACATCGGCATCCGCTTCAACGACAAGGAGCGCCTGGACGTCGAGGAATACTGCATCAGCGAAGGCTGGATCAAGGTGCCCGCCGGCAAGACGGTGGACCGCAAGGGGAAGCCTCTGCTCATCAAGCTGAAGGGCAGGGTCGAGGCGTTCTATAGGTAAAGACTCCGCCCAGGACCATGCAGAACGCGCTTCGCGCCGTACGCGGCGACATCACCAAGCTG from Variovorax paradoxus includes these protein-coding regions:
- a CDS encoding DUF3297 family protein; translation: MTEANSLPPLPDHLSTDPRSPHHVAAVFEHDIGIRFNDKERLDVEEYCISEGWIKVPAGKTVDRKGKPLLIKLKGRVEAFYR
- a CDS encoding ribonuclease HI family protein, coding for MQLRPWTVYCDGSAMPNPGRMGAGAVITEPDGTRHTLSAASHAVGCNNEAELRALTLALEELKARGATAVLAYTDNSILVEQLGGSEAKPIARMAGLFEDARALLGSFEEASLRWVPRHRNHEADALARASLGFAPKAPAKATKKRR
- a CDS encoding DUF4124 domain-containing protein, whose product is MMHTTVLFISVFAAAAMGMAAHAADVVRCTDASGGIVYTQGQCPPGTKLSRQVPISEPLSVVPPASPEEARRPAYTPPPTAALPQPPVSNVPQGPAIIPRNVEEPRVAPEPPPVYSWGPDPYYDGGRPVIRPRPPRPQDPGPPPGQRPCQNLAGIKRSNC